The region TTCGTCATGGTTGGGCAGTCCCTTACAAACTCCTACTTTTGCTAttctcaatgttgcctttgGCCTTTTCATTTGTGTGGTTGGAGCCGCGGGTCTTGCCTGGGCTGGCCCAGACTACTACAGATATCTCCCCATTGCGTAAGTCCTTCGAATCACATCGTGTCGTCAACAGTTGAACCTAATCTTGGATTCCAGCGCAAACAAGAACTTCGACCGTTACGCCGACAAGTACAATACCAGCCGAATTCTGAACCCAGACTTCACCGTGAATGAAACAGCTTACCAGGAGTATTCACCTATTCTCCTCGGTGCGACCTTCTCCCTCTCCTACGGCATGGGCTTCGCAGGCTTAATCTCAACCATCATGCATGTCATCGTTTTCTACGGTGGTGACGTTTGGAACCGCATCAAGAATTCTAAATACGACGAACCTGATATCCATCTGAAGCTTATGAGAAAGTACAAGGAAGCCCCAGAGTGGTGGTTTGCAGCCATCTTTGCTGTTTCCTTTGCTTTCGGCATGATTGCCTCTCAGGTCTGGGAGACGCATCTGCCATGGTGGGCATACATTGTTTGCATCCTCATCGGCGCTGTCTTATTTATTCCCATCGGTATGGTGCAAGCCATTACGAATCAACAGACTGGTCTCAACATCGTCACAGAGATGATTTTCGGCTATATGTCAGTTACCTCCACAACATGACGGTTACGCTTTGCAATGACTAATTAGCTTCGCAGGTTGCCAGGTCGTCCCGTTGCCATGATGCTCTTTAAATCCTGGGGTTACATGTTATCCGCCAACGGTCTCAACTACATCTCCGATATGAAGATCGGTCACTATATGAAGGTCCCTCCCCGTAGCATGTTCGCTGCCCAAGCCTTTGCAGTCATTTGGCTCGCCATTGTGCAAACCTGCGCGTACAATTTCTTGATTGGAAACATCAAGGGAATTTGTACCGAAGACCAATCTCAGGGCCTGACTTGCCCCAACGCACGCACCTTTTACAACGCAAGTGTCATCTGGGGTGTTATTGGACCCAAGCGTGTCTTCGGCCACGGCGGTATCTACTCCTGGATCAACTGGTTCTGGCTCATTGGCGCCGCCCTGCCCGTTATCCAGTACTATGTCGCTCGCCGATATCCTCGCAGCTTCGCTCGTTTCATCGTCTGGCCAGCCGTGTTTGGTGCAAGCGGTCTCGTTCCCCCTGCCACCCTCTATTTCCTTACTCCCTGGGTTATTGTCggtctcatcttcaactggTACATCCGAAGCCGGTACTTTGGCTGGTGGACTCAGTACAACTATGTCCTCTCTGGCGCGCTTGATATTGGTTCGCGTATCTGCGTTGTTATCATTGCCCTTGCGCTTGGTTTGGGCAACGTCGCTGACCTGAACTGGTGGGGGAACACGGTGCCTTTTGACAATTTGGACTTTGCGGGCAAGGCTGTGACCAAGAAGTTTCACAAGAACGTAACTGAGCCTCTTGGGCCGTCTACTTGGTAGACACTAGCAGTGAGGTCAGGAAGGTTATCtgagttggtgttgtggaggAGCGAAAgatgaacatgaacatgaacatgaaccGAGCCATGTAGCTTACGTTGGATCTTGTGTTCTTCGCTTGTATAAAATCTGTTGGACGGGGAGGAAACCAAGATCCGTAATACATTTGCAAACAGTAATGGATATATGTTTGGTACAAAACTATTAGTAGATAACAGTTGACATGTCCGCCATGAAGCACAACACATGTACCCTCAAGATGTAGCAAGCCATGACCGTTCTTTATATTTCACATTTCAGTCGTATTCACTACCAACCATGACCGTGCAGCCCAAACGCCGATGCAACTCATCCGGGTAGATAACCCGTTCTCTGTATCTCATGACAAGAACCCCCCAGCCATTTCATGCTATGTATTTGTCCCATTTCATTCTCTTGGGCTCATGTATCACCTCCGGCCGCGGCCACCGCTCCCAGGCATACCAGGCATACCTCCACCCATACCCATTTGCTTCATCATTGCTTGCATATCCATACCGCCAGGCAtgccacctcctccgccaagcATCTTCATGAGGGATCCCATATCAGGCATTCCGCCTGCACCGCCAGCGCCGCCCATACTCTGGAGACGTTTCTGCATGGCGGCCATTTGTTGAGCTTTGTTGCCGCCGCCCATGGCTTGCTGCGCACGCTGCATGTTCTTCATATTGCCgcccatcttcttggccataCCggccatcatgcgctgctGAGTAAGGAGGTCTTCTACTTCGCGTACTGACGTTCCTGAACCGCGAGCTATTCTGGTCATGCGTGTGGGTTGTTCAATGAGAATCTTGCCGTCCGAGTCGAGTTCTTTGTCGGTCATGGAGTCGCAGATATAAATCATGCGCTTGAGTTTGGcgcctccttcttcgtcgtccattCCTTGCATCATGTTGCTCATTCCGGGGATCATACCCGCCATTTTCGACAGAGGTCCCATCTTCATGATGTTTGACAGTTGATCGCGCAGGTCGCGTACCGTAAAGATACCTTCTTGGATGTGCTTTATGGTGTCCTTTTGGTTGAGATTTAGCGACTGGACGTGCTCGACCAGACCGGCCATGTCTCCCATCCCCAAAAGCTTTTGGACGAATTGTTGTGGAGCGAAGCGCTCCAGGTCCAGCATATGCTCACCTGTACCGATGAATACAATCGGCGTGTGTGTCGCTGCTACGGCGGAaatggcaccaccaccgtGGGCATGTCCGTCGGTCTTGGTTATGATGATGGCTCCGAAATCAGCTGCCTCTTTGAACGCCTTGGCTTGCGACTCGGCCTGTTGACCAATGGAAGCATCGAGCACCATGATGGTTTCGTCAGGGCGAATCGCCGTCTGGATATCAATCATCTCCTGGAACAGTGCTGACTCTTGGCGATGTCTTCCCGAGGTATCAACAATGATCACATCGAATTTCTCCTTCTTAAACTGCTCGACGCCCGCCCGAGCCACAGCTGCAGGATCAGTCTCTGTGAGAGAACCGTAGTACGGAATCTTGGCCTTTGTCGCATTCTGCTTCAGCTGGTCAAAAGCGCCCGCTCGGAAAGTATCTGCGCACACCAGGCATGCTCGAAACCCTCTCGTTTGGTAGTGTCGCGCGAGCTTCGTACACGTCGTCGTTTTACCAGCACCCTGTAGACCAACAAACATGATGACGTTTGGTTTACCCTTTTTCGGTTTGAAGGGCTCGGCATGAGGGTCGACTAATTGGACAAGTTCATCGAAGACGGCTTTCTGAATCAGGCGCTTTTTGTTGACGGCTGGTGGAAGgtctttgaagttgacggTGCTTTTGATAGATTTTCGGAGCTGCATAACAAGTTTGACATTGACATCGGCTTCGAGAAGGGCGGCGCAAATCTCTTTAAGCATGTTATCGAAGGCCTAGCGAAGTCGGTGGTGGTTAGCTCAATCGAGATTTATCGCTTCAGGCAAATCCATGGAATCAAGACCATTCGCATCGTACCTTTTCGTCAAGATTCTGGTCCCTCGTCAAATTGGTGACCGCCGCATTGATGCGACGGCCAAGATCTTGAAGAACCATGGCGACAAGATGATCACGACCTCCTGTCCCGGTTCAGATTgtggtttgtgatggtgttgaaccATTTGGTGTGGCAAATGCCAACATTATCGCCAATGTGGAGGCGGGGCATTTGGTGGGCTGTCGGTCACGGCATCAATTTTTACCCGAAAGATGCAGCTACCCTACAGTTTGATGGCCGAGGAGGAATTTCACCTCTCCAGCAATGCAACATGAAGTATCATGACTTTGCAACAGGCCGGTCCTGACGGTAAATATTACTCATTCCAGTGTATAAGCTCGAGGCGCACTTAGCACAATGCTATGTTAAGAATACCATAAAGAGCTCGCCAGATGCGTGGCTTTGGAGCATTGGCCACTTGCCATTTAACGCATCACATTCCAAAACTTGGGATTACTCCCCGCATATTACAAAACGAAAGAATCAAGGGCAAGATTTCCTTATTGAAACCCTCAACTATCTGCAAAGACAAACAACTCACTACAGcaccttgccatcaacattgTACAACTTCACTGGTTTCCCAGAACCAAccaacttggccttgttcaCTTTGCCATTACCATCCCATTCAAAATCCACGGAATACCCTCCTCGCAGCCTCAAACCCTTCACACTGCCACCGCCCCAAGTTGCAGGGATGGCTGGACCTAAGATGACCTTCCTCGGCCCTGTCTCTCCATGCTTTTGAGGcaaatccaccaccaacataCTCAGCATGGCACCAGCGAGGCCGAAGTTGGCGTCAATCTGGAACGGCGCACTCAACGCACTGTACATGCTGAAACCATTATTGGCAAAATTCATGTCAATAGCATATCGAAGCTCATAGTATGCTTCCTCTGTGTTATTCAGCCTGGCCCAGCAAGCGGCGCGCCACACCTTTTCCCACCCTGAGTTagcatcatctgcatttCCAGGGCCGCGAGACTTGAGTGTTTCAGCAACTGCTTTTTGGATAGTGCTGTTGGTGTAACCTCCCTGgaaagaggagatggagTATCCCGGATGCCAGCCTACCAGGTGGGACAGGTGACGATGGGTGTTTTTAGCATCGAAGCCATAGGAGTCGGGGactttccattctttgatGCCACCCCAAGTGGTGAAATGCAGACCCTTGTCAAGGGAAGCGAGCTTCGAAGTGACATCATTCTTGAAGGCTGTATCTTGTTCTGATACGAACTCTCCAGAGGCAAGCACAGCTTCAAAGACCTGATGGATGACTTGTTGGAAATGTGCGCAGCCAAAGGTCGTAGGGCCATGTTCAGGACTATTGCAAGGGTTGACAACAAGTGTGCCGTCCTTGGAGAACGCATCGTCCTGTAGCTGCGAGAGCCAGAATTGGGCCACACCCTTTATGAGCGGATATCCTTGAGACTTCAACCACGACACGTCGCGGGCGTACTCGAAGTTGTCCCAGACATGTTGCATCATCCACGCCGCTGATGCCGGGTCTGCGACACCGTTAGTCTACTATAGACGAGATCGAAGTGACATCTAGACGACTTACAGTTGGCCCAGGTTGCATCATCTTTCATGGCGGTATGCCCAAAGATGTTCATCTCACTATGTGTTACCCACCCGGACGCGTTATACAATAGCTTTGCTGTTTCCACACCCCTGGGTACCCATGTGTCCTGCATGTAATTCCACAGAGCAGGCTGGGTCTTGGTCAAGCCTGTCTGGTCGGCGGCCCAGTAGTTCATTTGTATGTTAATGTTCGCATGGTAGTCAGCGCTCCATGCAGGAGAAAGCTGCTCAGCCCAACGACCTTGCAAATTTGCGGGCAGCGAGTTGTCCCGGGATGATGTGATGAGCATGTAGCGAGAGTAGTCAAACAGTAAACCTTCCACAAAGGGATCTCCCTTACCATCTACAGAGTACTGTGAGATCACTGAGGCGGTGTCTTTCTTCGCGGAACCGTAGGGATCAGGAAGATTAAGACTAAATGTCGAAAATAGTCCCGTATAGTCAGACACGTGCTTTGCTAACAAGTCTTTGAAGCCCGTCTGGGCAGCTTTTGACACCGACGCCTCAACACCTGGTCCAGGATCTACTCCTTTGAAGCTGTAGTTGTTTTGTGCGTTGCCCTTCTTCTGGTCGTAGTTTGTGTTGGCACCGAAGACAATCGTCAATGACTTGCTTCCCTTTGCTGGGGTGATGGTCAGAGTTCCGTCATTGGAGCAAGCGGTAGTCGACCCATCGCTGGCCTTGGCCCTTGCCTCATACTTCATGCCATCTGGAGGACCTAATTGCGTGGTACCGCTGAGCTGAGCGAATCCATTACTGCACGATGCCTTGGCAAGAGATGTATCAACGAGTAAATTTTCAAACTTCACTGCGGCTTTGGGCAGAGCAGTGGTTGACGCGATGTTGAACACACAAGCCTGTGCGGGATACGAACAAAACAGGTTGGTGGTGAATTTCACGTTGCCAACGGTGTAGGTCGTCTCATAGACACCGCGACTGAGATCCAATGTGCGCTTATAACCGCTGTACGACTTGTCGTGatcaatggcaatgctgatgTTTCCCATGGCGCGGTAAGATCCGTAGTGGCCGCCGCTACCATAGAGGGCGGTTACGTCTAAAGGATGTCAATCCCACTGACTGGCTATTTGAAGTGATATTACCTACTTCCGGATCCATTCTCAAATATGAAGCTACGAATCCCTGGGAGAGCATCCGccttggatgaagatggattACCTCCGGTATAGTCCTATGTAGGATTCAGTTAACGTCTCTCCCGGAACCTGCGTCAGAGTCTACATACCGAACTTTCAAATGGGCCGCCATTCCACAACGAGTCTACATTCAACGAAAGCTTCTCCGCACCCGGTGGCCCAAATGGCATTGCTAAAGGAGACCGGTGTTAGCCGCCTGGTATGCATGTTGCAACAGACTGTTACTGACCTCCTAGTTTGCCATTGCCTAATGGATAAGTCGTTTTCAGAATAGTATCGTCACTTGACTGAGGTGCATATGTCGCTGGCAGCGTTGACCACAAAGATCTAGCTGATACGAGCGTTGTAGCCTGCAACAAAGCCACCGCGGCCGTCTTCTTGGAGTTGAAATATTCCATGATTAAGTTTTGGCCATGCGTGCTGATGGTCCCATAGAGCTTGTTTTCTTCTGTCTGGGAACAGGCAAAAGGCACTCAATATATACTAGCTCGGGATTCAGGTGCTGTCCATTCAGACTATAGTAACTA is a window of Pochonia chlamydosporia 170 chromosome 5, whole genome shotgun sequence DNA encoding:
- a CDS encoding small oligopeptide transporter, OPT family (similar to Neosartorya fischeri NRRL 181 XP_001259290.1), producing the protein MGLKERMVTLTRSRSGVTQDTAEASGVQAKEELQNFRKQHKWDPFLDNEKLDTIESALHSDNAEKALAVDEALIQEDSPYPEVRSSVPPTDDPDMPCNTIRAWFLGAVLCTIIAACNVLLSLRRQSASISSTVVQLIAYPMGVGLAKVLPTTVYKVFGHEFTLNPGPFNVKEHTIITMMTAAGSSISYAIDILLAQEVFYDQHFKWGFQLLLMVSTQAMGFGVAGIARRFLVWPSAMVWPANLVTCTVMHALHNHVPADPSVTNGWKIGRYKFFLIVSLACFAWTWIPQVLAQFLQYFAFACWIAPNNVVVNQVFGAFTGLGIIPITFDWLTVSSWLGSPLQTPTFAILNVAFGLFICVVGAAGLAWAGPDYYRYLPIAANKNFDRYADKYNTSRILNPDFTVNETAYQEYSPILLGATFSLSYGMGFAGLISTIMHVIVFYGGDVWNRIKNSKYDEPDIHLKLMRKYKEAPEWWFAAIFAVSFAFGMIASQVWETHLPWWAYIVCILIGAVLFIPIGMVQAITNQQTGLNIVTEMIFGYMLPGRPVAMMLFKSWGYMLSANGLNYISDMKIGHYMKVPPRSMFAAQAFAVIWLAIVQTCAYNFLIGNIKGICTEDQSQGLTCPNARTFYNASVIWGVIGPKRVFGHGGIYSWINWFWLIGAALPVIQYYVARRYPRSFARFIVWPAVFGASGLVPPATLYFLTPWVIVGLIFNWYIRSRYFGWWTQYNYVLSGALDIGSRICVVIIALALGLGNVADLNWWGNTVPFDNLDFAGKAVTKKFHKNVTEPLGPSTW
- a CDS encoding signal recognition particle protein (similar to Aspergillus terreus NIH2624 XP_001216639.1), with product MVLQDLGRRINAAVTNLTRDQNLDEKAFDNMLKEICAALLEADVNVKLVMQLRKSIKSTVNFKDLPPAVNKKRLIQKAVFDELVQLVDPHAEPFKPKKGKPNVIMFVGLQGAGKTTTCTKLARHYQTRGFRACLVCADTFRAGAFDQLKQNATKAKIPYYGSLTETDPAAVARAGVEQFKKEKFDVIIVDTSGRHRQESALFQEMIDIQTAIRPDETIMVLDASIGQQAESQAKAFKEAADFGAIIITKTDGHAHGGGAISAVAATHTPIVFIGTGEHMLDLERFAPQQFVQKLLGMGDMAGLVEHVQSLNLNQKDTIKHIQEGIFTVRDLRDQLSNIMKMGPLSKMAGMIPGMSNMMQGMDDEEGGAKLKRMIYICDSMTDKELDSDGKILIEQPTRMTRIARGSGTSVREVEDLLTQQRMMAGMAKKMGGNMKNMQRAQQAMGGGNKAQQMAAMQKRLQSMGGAGGAGGMPDMGSLMKMLGGGGGMPGGMDMQAMMKQMGMGGGMPGMPGSGGRGRR
- a CDS encoding alpha-fucosidase (similar to Pyrenophora tritici-repentis Pt-1C-BFP XP_001940477.1), which produces MEYFNSKKTAAVALLQATTLVSARSLWSTLPATYAPQSSDDTILKTTYPLGNGKLGAMPFGPPGAEKLSLNVDSLWNGGPFESSDYTGGNPSSSKADALPGIRSFIFENGSGNVTALYGSGGHYGSYRAMGNISIAIDHDKSYSGYKRTLDLSRGVYETTYTVGNVKFTTNLFCSYPAQACVFNIASTTALPKAAVKFENLLVDTSLAKASCSNGFAQLSGTTQLGPPDGMKYEARAKASDGSTTACSNDGTLTITPAKGSKSLTIVFGANTNYDQKKGNAQNNYSFKGVDPGPGVEASVSKAAQTGFKDLLAKHVSDYTGLFSTFSLNLPDPYGSAKKDTASVISQYSVDGKGDPFVEGLLFDYSRYMLITSSRDNSLPANLQGRWAEQLSPAWSADYHANINIQMNYWAADQTGLTKTQPALWNYMQDTWVPRGVETAKLLYNASGWVTHSEMNIFGHTAMKDDATWANYPASAAWMMQHVWDNFEYARDVSWLKSQGYPLIKGVAQFWLSQLQDDAFSKDGTLVVNPCNSPEHGPTTFGCAHFQQVIHQVFEAVLASGEFVSEQDTAFKNDVTSKLASLDKGLHFTTWGGIKEWKVPDSYGFDAKNTHRHLSHLVGWHPGYSISSFQGGYTNSTIQKAVAETLKSRGPGNADDANSGWEKVWRAACWARLNNTEEAYYELRYAIDMNFANNGFSMYSALSAPFQIDANFGLAGAMLSMLVVDLPQKHGETGPRKVILGPAIPATWGGGSVKGLRLRGGYSVDFEWDGNGKVNKAKLVGSGKPVKLYNVDGKVL